A genome region from Stenotrophomonas maltophilia includes the following:
- a CDS encoding ferritin-like domain-containing protein, whose protein sequence is MSSKPAKAPKPAAKVPGISDRKTLRDRARRNIEDGAITDSYSADRKVVIKLLNDALATEYVCVLRYYRHYFMAKGMLADAVKAEFLEHAQQEQAHAGKLAERIVQLGGEPDFNPDTLTARSHAEYKEGSDLRDMVRENLVAERIAIDSYREMINFIGDRDTTTKRILEEILAQEEEHADEFADLLDGWIGE, encoded by the coding sequence ATGTCCAGCAAGCCAGCCAAAGCCCCCAAGCCCGCCGCGAAGGTTCCCGGCATCAGCGACCGCAAGACCCTGCGTGATCGCGCCCGGCGCAACATCGAGGATGGCGCGATCACCGACAGCTACAGCGCCGACCGCAAGGTGGTGATCAAGCTGCTCAACGACGCGCTGGCCACCGAGTACGTCTGCGTGCTGCGCTACTACCGGCACTATTTCATGGCCAAGGGCATGCTGGCCGATGCGGTGAAAGCCGAGTTTCTCGAGCATGCACAGCAGGAACAGGCGCACGCCGGCAAGCTGGCCGAGCGCATCGTCCAGCTCGGCGGCGAACCTGATTTCAACCCCGATACGCTCACCGCGCGTTCGCATGCCGAGTACAAGGAAGGCAGCGACCTGCGCGACATGGTGCGCGAGAACCTGGTGGCCGAGCGCATCGCCATCGACAGCTATCGCGAGATGATCAACTTCATCGGCGACCGCGACACCACCACCAAGCGCATCCTTGAGGAAATCCTGGCGCAGGAAGAGGAACACGCCGATGAATTCGCCGACCTGCTGGATGGGTGGATCGGGGAATAG
- a CDS encoding alpha-2-macroglobulin family protein, with translation MSGPARRKRWGWAAAVLAGGLLLGLAGCRNDSGQLPKASGEAITTKAEQVKEFTLLRAYPDQKNDGLSLALEFSRPLVGTQDFDTLVRFEEKVGTDDSSWTLSDDGLTLRYPFVEAGKEFSLVVSPDLLAADGSRLGKELKQKVFSGELKPVVGFASQGSVLPAKDSRGLPVVSVNVPEVDVEFLRVREKDLPTFFSQYQRGGRRGSWELSSDYERSPINKLAEPVYVNRFILGGKQNERVLTYLPTQDIKELQEPGLYFALLKRTGDYEGEFDTAFFSVSDIGLHTRAYKDKLFVHTAGLKDGAPLKGIDLRVLDAKGEVVLKGSTDGNGNALLNYTLDATHVLVASSGKDTSFLPFNQPALDLSEFAVAGRDNAWFDVYAWSGRDLYRPGETVRLSALLRDNDGKPVKAQPVFLRLKQPDGKTFRETRLQPGEQGYINFEQVIPAEAPTGRWQVEFRTDPASKEAIQGMTLRIEEFLPERMKLDLDSAQKTLKPGEELRLQANGAYLYGAPADGNRFTARMAVAAEQQPVEGLPGYFFGDPTLQLPREAKDVIDTTLPANGQLREDVALPEEAAKAKAPIAVVLSGSLYETGGRTVTRTLKRVMWPANALVGVRPLFNPEDGADANGNARFELMRVDAAGKPQPAKGLKITLVRELRDYHWTFNDNRWDYDFTRRFENKETRTVDAGGSAVAFDFPVEWGEYRVDVFDPSTGLTSRYPFRAGWSWGDDNRGLDARPDKIKLGLDKTGYKAGDTLEVTVTPPHAGKGILMVETDRMLYVQDIDAKPGSTFKIPVTADWERHDVYITALVFRGGSAPSKITPARAVGVVHVPMDRKGRTVAVGLAAPKQMRPEQDLPVTVSAPQLAGKMAHVTVSAVDVGILNITRFPVPDAGAHFFAQRRLGIDAYDIYSRVIESFDGGAGKLKFGGDMALQALPQAKRPTARVQTVDLFSGPVQLDAKGNARIRLKVPDFNGTLRVSALVYSDDQYGKRDVETVVRAPILAEASMPRVLAPGDRSTVTLDVQNFTGKPGAFNVRVETEGPLALAEGTRSVQLNADAKSTLSFPLSAREGHSVAKVRVRVDGNGFRADRRYDLPVRAAWPQVLRSQVRTLDPLAAVSLDNSLTEGLMSESVNARLLVSPLPPIPFASALQGALNYPYGCAEQTTSKGYAALILDQATSSMLGADGLDAKTRRERMEGAFGRLASMQVANGNFSMWGDDGYVNPWLTPYITEFLLDAKDAGFAVPDNVLQKALNRLSEDLLSGGNQFYGQDDREKLKFANQAYSGYVLARVNRAPLGTLRTLYDNERSKAVGGLSLVHLGVALSLQGDAKRGQAALAAAFAKSSSERPSYFGDYGSAIRDDALMIALTHENKLAKPAWDARAVDLGRGLDARRNAGWMWLSTQEQVAIARLGKALAANQKALVAGELVIGGNSEAIGERKLFGRNFSATELASGVRFTPQGQPPMFASIDVAGIPRSAPAPDNSVLGVERSYFGTDGKPWTPRPLKEGEALIVRVTVTADTTMPDALLTDLLPAGLEIENFNLGDAKQWADVVVDGITISDRSEAADTKHEEFRDDRYVAALKLSRGSKANVFYLVRAVTPGTYSVPPPLVEDMYRPQLRGVGRSNPTTITVVQP, from the coding sequence ATGAGCGGTCCGGCACGGCGGAAGCGGTGGGGATGGGCGGCGGCGGTGCTGGCAGGAGGCCTGTTGCTGGGCCTGGCCGGCTGCCGCAACGACAGCGGGCAGCTGCCCAAGGCCAGCGGTGAAGCCATCACCACCAAGGCCGAGCAGGTGAAGGAGTTCACCCTGCTGCGCGCGTACCCGGACCAGAAGAATGACGGCCTGTCGCTGGCGCTGGAGTTCTCGCGCCCGCTGGTCGGCACCCAGGATTTCGACACGCTGGTGCGCTTCGAGGAGAAGGTCGGCACCGACGACAGCAGCTGGACGCTGTCTGATGACGGCCTGACCCTGCGCTACCCGTTCGTCGAGGCCGGCAAGGAGTTCAGCCTGGTGGTCTCGCCGGACCTGCTTGCCGCCGATGGCAGCCGCCTGGGCAAGGAACTGAAGCAGAAGGTGTTCAGCGGCGAACTGAAGCCGGTGGTCGGCTTCGCTTCGCAGGGCAGCGTGCTGCCGGCCAAGGACAGCCGCGGCCTGCCGGTGGTGTCGGTGAACGTGCCGGAGGTCGACGTCGAGTTCCTGCGCGTGCGCGAGAAGGACCTGCCGACCTTCTTCAGCCAGTACCAGCGCGGCGGCCGCCGCGGCAGCTGGGAACTGAGCAGCGATTACGAGCGCAGCCCGATCAACAAGCTGGCCGAGCCAGTCTACGTCAACCGCTTCATCCTCGGCGGCAAGCAGAACGAGCGGGTGCTGACCTACCTGCCGACCCAGGACATCAAGGAACTGCAGGAGCCGGGCCTGTACTTCGCCCTGCTCAAGCGCACCGGCGACTACGAGGGCGAGTTCGATACCGCGTTCTTCTCGGTCAGCGACATCGGCCTGCACACCCGGGCGTACAAGGACAAGCTGTTCGTGCACACCGCCGGCCTGAAGGACGGTGCGCCGCTGAAGGGCATCGACCTGCGCGTGCTCGATGCCAAGGGCGAGGTGGTGCTGAAGGGCAGCACCGACGGCAACGGCAATGCGCTGCTGAACTACACCCTGGACGCCACCCACGTGCTGGTCGCCAGCAGCGGCAAGGACACCAGCTTCCTGCCGTTCAACCAGCCGGCGCTGGACCTGAGCGAATTCGCCGTGGCCGGCCGCGACAACGCCTGGTTCGATGTCTATGCCTGGTCCGGCCGCGACCTGTACCGCCCGGGCGAGACCGTGCGCCTGTCCGCGCTGCTGCGCGACAACGATGGCAAGCCGGTCAAGGCGCAACCGGTGTTCCTGCGCCTGAAGCAGCCCGACGGCAAGACCTTCCGCGAGACCCGCCTGCAACCGGGCGAGCAGGGCTACATCAACTTCGAGCAGGTCATCCCCGCTGAGGCGCCGACCGGGCGCTGGCAGGTGGAATTCCGTACCGACCCGGCCAGCAAGGAAGCGATCCAGGGCATGACACTGCGCATCGAAGAGTTCCTGCCCGAGCGCATGAAGCTGGACCTGGACAGCGCGCAGAAGACGCTGAAGCCGGGCGAGGAGCTGCGCCTGCAGGCCAATGGCGCCTATCTGTACGGTGCGCCCGCCGATGGCAACCGCTTCACGGCGCGCATGGCGGTGGCCGCCGAGCAGCAGCCGGTGGAAGGCCTACCGGGCTACTTCTTCGGCGACCCGACCCTGCAGTTGCCGCGCGAAGCCAAGGATGTGATCGACACCACGCTGCCGGCCAATGGCCAGCTGCGCGAGGACGTGGCCCTGCCGGAAGAGGCGGCCAAGGCCAAGGCGCCGATCGCGGTGGTGCTGTCCGGCAGCCTGTACGAGACCGGCGGCCGTACCGTCACCCGCACCCTGAAGCGGGTGATGTGGCCGGCCAATGCGCTGGTGGGCGTGCGCCCGCTGTTCAATCCCGAAGACGGTGCCGATGCCAACGGCAATGCGCGCTTCGAGCTGATGCGCGTGGATGCAGCGGGCAAGCCGCAGCCGGCCAAGGGTCTGAAGATCACCCTGGTGCGCGAACTGCGCGATTACCACTGGACCTTCAACGACAACCGTTGGGACTACGATTTCACCCGCCGTTTCGAGAACAAGGAAACGCGCACCGTCGATGCCGGCGGCAGCGCGGTGGCCTTTGATTTCCCGGTGGAGTGGGGCGAGTACCGGGTGGACGTGTTCGATCCGTCTACCGGTCTGACCAGCCGCTATCCGTTCCGTGCGGGCTGGAGCTGGGGGGATGACAACCGGGGGCTGGATGCACGCCCTGACAAGATCAAGCTGGGCCTGGACAAGACCGGCTACAAGGCAGGCGACACGCTTGAGGTGACGGTGACCCCGCCGCATGCCGGCAAGGGCATCCTGATGGTCGAGACCGACCGCATGCTGTACGTGCAGGACATCGACGCCAAGCCGGGTTCGACCTTCAAGATCCCGGTCACCGCCGACTGGGAACGCCACGACGTCTACATCACCGCGCTGGTGTTCCGTGGTGGCAGTGCGCCGAGCAAGATCACCCCGGCCCGTGCCGTGGGCGTGGTGCATGTGCCGATGGACCGCAAGGGCCGCACCGTGGCGGTCGGCCTGGCGGCGCCCAAGCAGATGCGCCCTGAGCAGGACCTGCCGGTGACGGTCAGCGCACCACAGTTGGCCGGCAAGATGGCGCACGTCACCGTCTCGGCGGTGGACGTGGGCATCCTCAACATCACCCGTTTCCCGGTGCCCGATGCCGGCGCGCACTTCTTCGCCCAGCGTCGCCTCGGCATCGATGCCTACGACATCTACAGCCGGGTGATCGAAAGCTTCGACGGCGGCGCCGGCAAGCTGAAGTTCGGCGGCGACATGGCGCTGCAGGCACTTCCGCAGGCCAAGCGCCCGACCGCACGCGTGCAGACCGTGGACCTGTTCTCCGGCCCGGTGCAACTGGATGCCAAGGGCAATGCCCGCATCCGCCTGAAGGTGCCGGACTTCAACGGCACGCTGCGGGTATCGGCGCTGGTCTACAGCGATGACCAGTACGGCAAGCGCGATGTGGAAACCGTGGTGCGTGCCCCGATCCTGGCCGAAGCCAGCATGCCGCGCGTGCTCGCCCCGGGCGACCGCAGCACCGTCACCCTGGACGTGCAGAACTTCACCGGCAAGCCGGGTGCGTTCAACGTGCGGGTGGAGACCGAGGGCCCGCTGGCACTGGCTGAAGGCACGCGCAGCGTGCAGTTGAACGCCGATGCCAAGAGCACGCTCAGCTTCCCGCTGTCGGCGCGCGAGGGCCACAGCGTGGCCAAGGTGCGCGTGCGGGTCGATGGCAATGGTTTCAGGGCCGATCGCCGCTATGACCTGCCGGTACGTGCGGCGTGGCCACAGGTGCTGCGTTCGCAGGTGCGCACGCTGGATCCGCTGGCCGCGGTCAGCCTCGACAACAGCCTGACCGAGGGCCTGATGTCCGAGTCGGTGAACGCACGGCTGCTGGTCAGCCCGCTGCCGCCGATTCCGTTCGCCAGCGCCCTGCAGGGCGCGTTGAACTACCCCTACGGCTGTGCCGAGCAGACCACCAGCAAGGGCTACGCCGCGCTGATCCTGGACCAGGCGACGTCGTCGATGCTCGGCGCCGATGGCTTGGATGCAAAGACACGCCGCGAACGCATGGAAGGCGCGTTCGGTCGGTTGGCGTCGATGCAGGTAGCCAATGGCAACTTCTCGATGTGGGGTGACGACGGTTACGTGAACCCGTGGCTGACCCCGTACATCACCGAGTTCCTGCTCGATGCCAAGGACGCCGGCTTCGCCGTGCCCGACAACGTGCTGCAGAAGGCGCTCAACCGCCTGAGCGAGGATCTGCTGTCCGGCGGCAACCAGTTCTACGGCCAGGATGACCGCGAGAAGCTGAAGTTCGCCAACCAGGCGTATTCGGGTTACGTGCTGGCGCGGGTCAACCGCGCACCGCTGGGCACCCTGCGCACGCTGTATGACAACGAGCGCAGCAAGGCGGTTGGTGGCCTGTCGCTGGTCCATCTGGGTGTGGCGCTGTCGCTGCAGGGCGATGCCAAGCGTGGCCAGGCGGCACTGGCGGCGGCGTTCGCCAAGTCCAGCAGCGAGCGCCCGTCGTACTTCGGCGACTACGGCAGCGCGATCCGCGATGACGCATTGATGATCGCGCTGACGCACGAGAACAAGCTGGCCAAGCCCGCCTGGGACGCACGTGCCGTCGATCTCGGCCGTGGCCTGGATGCGCGCCGCAATGCCGGCTGGATGTGGCTGAGCACGCAGGAACAGGTGGCGATCGCCCGCCTCGGCAAGGCGCTGGCTGCCAACCAGAAGGCGCTGGTGGCCGGTGAGCTGGTGATCGGCGGCAACAGCGAAGCCATCGGCGAGCGCAAACTATTCGGCCGCAACTTCAGCGCCACCGAACTGGCCAGCGGCGTGCGCTTCACCCCGCAGGGCCAGCCGCCGATGTTTGCCAGCATCGACGTGGCCGGCATCCCGCGCAGCGCACCGGCGCCGGACAACAGCGTGCTGGGTGTTGAACGCAGCTACTTCGGCACCGATGGCAAGCCGTGGACGCCGCGCCCGCTGAAGGAAGGCGAAGCGCTGATCGTGCGCGTCACCGTCACTGCCGACACCACCATGCCGGATGCGCTGCTGACCGACCTGCTGCCGGCGGGCCTGGAGATCGAGAACTTCAACCTCGGTGATGCCAAGCAGTGGGCTGACGTGGTGGTCGATGGCATCACCATCAGCGACCGCAGTGAAGCAGCCGATACCAAGCACGAAGAGTTCCGCGACGATCGCTACGTGGCCGCGCTGAAGCTCTCGCGTGGCAGCAAGGCCAACGTGTTCTACCTGGTGCGTGCGGTGACCCCGGGTACCTACTCGGTGCCGCCGCCGCTGGTGGAGGACATGTACCGGCCGCAGCTGCGTGGCGTTGGCCGCAGCAACCCGACCACGATCACGGTGGTGCAGCCGTGA
- a CDS encoding peroxiredoxin — protein sequence MTIHVGDRIPEVTLKRIREGIETLDTHSLFDARKVVLFAVPGAFTPTCSARHLPGYVEKFEAFRQRGIDVYCVAVNDPFVMKAWATDQHVPDGLLMLSDGNAELTRALGLELDASASGMGIRSRRFALYVVDGVVRAAWVEQPGQFEVSSAEYVLEHLPT from the coding sequence ATGACCATCCACGTTGGCGACCGCATTCCGGAAGTGACCCTCAAGCGCATCCGCGAGGGCATCGAAACGCTCGATACGCATTCGCTGTTCGACGCGCGCAAGGTGGTGCTGTTCGCCGTGCCCGGTGCGTTCACCCCCACCTGTTCGGCCCGTCACCTGCCCGGCTACGTCGAAAAGTTCGAGGCCTTCCGCCAGCGCGGCATCGACGTCTACTGCGTGGCGGTCAACGATCCGTTCGTGATGAAAGCCTGGGCCACCGACCAGCACGTGCCCGACGGCCTGCTGATGCTGTCCGACGGCAATGCAGAACTGACCCGCGCGCTCGGCCTGGAGCTCGACGCCAGCGCCTCGGGCATGGGCATCCGCTCGCGTCGCTTCGCGCTGTACGTGGTCGATGGCGTGGTGCGCGCCGCCTGGGTTGAACAACCCGGCCAGTTCGAAGTCTCTTCAGCCGAGTACGTGCTGGAGCACCTGCCCACCTGA
- the pbpC gene encoding penicillin-binding protein 1C, whose translation MKDAMKNRLAALRRRLQPLWPWLRWGTAALLALLLVLDFAFPPPLPKQRDTSTLVVAADGTPLRAFPDAEGVWRYPASIDSVSPLYLQALLTYEDRWFWRHPGINPLAILRASGQLLRGGRIVSGGSTLTMQVARILDPHTRTPWGKLKQMLRAVQLEVHLSKQQILALYLERAPYGGTIEGVEAASWAYLGKPAAQLSHAEAALLAVLPQAPSRLRPDRHPEAAQKARDKVLTRMAELGAWTPEEVQDARIENVVARSLRPPLHAALLAQRLHSAHPGQARIQSSIDIGLQRTLEERVASYFSTLPERTSAALLVVDNQTLQARAYVGTLSFGDRQRLGHVDMVQAWRSPGSTLKPFLYAMALDDGLIHSESLLVDAPQSFGSYRPGNFDMAFNGPVGASSALRLSLNVPSVDLLQRVGAARFAARLSHAGIQLRFPPGSTPNLSLILGGTGARLEDLVGAFAALNRNGIAGRVRYTDDEPMIERRLASPGASWIVREMLESNPRPGYSVGTFDVGGRPRVAWKTGTSYGYRDAWAIGSTRHYTVGVWVGRPDGTPLPGQYGAVTALPLMFEVVDSLPRQRGDSASAPMPASVSQEDVCWPTGERAEDLSAALCQRRMSAYLLDGAAPPTFPEREARRWQPGRQRFLADARSGLRVSADCRLPHEEVAREIARWPALLSPWLPKATREASQLPALSPDCRDDGREASVALHIDGLNDGAVLARAPNAEHGVRLQLRALGSEQTVDWLLDGRWIAQTHGAQLMQREFAEPGAHALTALAADGAWTQVRFTVLR comes from the coding sequence ATGAAAGACGCAATGAAAAACCGGCTGGCGGCCCTGCGCCGCCGGCTGCAGCCGCTGTGGCCGTGGCTGCGCTGGGGTACCGCGGCGCTGCTGGCGCTGCTGCTGGTGCTGGATTTCGCCTTCCCGCCACCCTTGCCGAAGCAGCGCGACACCAGCACCCTGGTGGTGGCTGCAGACGGCACACCACTGCGTGCGTTCCCCGATGCCGAGGGCGTGTGGCGCTATCCGGCTTCCATCGACAGCGTCTCGCCGCTGTACCTGCAGGCATTGCTGACCTACGAAGACCGCTGGTTCTGGCGCCATCCGGGCATCAATCCGCTGGCGATCCTGCGGGCAAGCGGCCAGCTGCTGCGCGGCGGCCGCATCGTCTCCGGTGGCTCGACCCTGACCATGCAGGTCGCACGCATCCTCGATCCGCATACGCGCACGCCCTGGGGAAAGCTCAAGCAGATGCTGCGCGCGGTGCAGCTGGAAGTGCATCTGAGCAAGCAGCAGATCCTGGCCCTGTACCTGGAGCGCGCGCCCTACGGCGGCACCATCGAGGGCGTGGAAGCGGCCAGCTGGGCCTATCTGGGCAAGCCGGCGGCGCAGCTGTCGCATGCCGAAGCCGCGTTGCTGGCGGTGCTGCCGCAGGCACCGAGCCGGCTGCGCCCGGATCGTCACCCGGAAGCGGCGCAGAAGGCGCGTGACAAGGTGCTGACCCGCATGGCCGAACTGGGCGCGTGGACACCGGAAGAGGTGCAAGACGCGCGCATCGAGAACGTGGTGGCGCGCTCGCTGCGGCCGCCGCTGCATGCCGCGCTGCTGGCGCAGCGCCTGCATTCGGCGCATCCGGGCCAGGCACGCATCCAGAGCAGCATCGACATCGGCCTGCAGCGCACGCTGGAAGAGCGCGTGGCCAGCTATTTCTCGACGCTGCCCGAGCGTACCTCGGCCGCGCTGCTGGTGGTCGACAACCAGACCCTGCAGGCGCGTGCCTATGTCGGTACGTTGTCCTTTGGCGACCGCCAGCGGCTTGGCCACGTGGACATGGTGCAGGCCTGGCGTTCGCCCGGCTCCACGCTCAAGCCATTTCTCTACGCGATGGCACTGGATGATGGCCTGATCCATTCGGAGAGCCTGCTGGTCGATGCGCCGCAGAGTTTCGGCAGCTATCGCCCGGGCAATTTCGATATGGCCTTCAATGGGCCTGTTGGCGCCTCCAGCGCATTGCGGCTGTCACTCAACGTGCCGTCGGTGGACCTGTTGCAGCGGGTCGGGGCCGCGCGCTTTGCCGCACGCCTGTCGCATGCCGGCATCCAGCTGCGCTTTCCGCCGGGCAGCACGCCCAACCTGTCGTTGATCCTGGGCGGCACCGGCGCGCGGCTGGAAGATCTGGTCGGCGCGTTCGCCGCGCTCAACCGCAATGGCATCGCCGGGCGCGTGCGTTACACCGATGACGAGCCGATGATCGAGCGACGTCTCGCTTCGCCCGGCGCAAGCTGGATCGTGCGCGAGATGCTGGAATCGAATCCGCGCCCGGGGTACAGCGTCGGTACGTTCGATGTCGGTGGCCGCCCGCGCGTGGCGTGGAAGACCGGCACCAGTTACGGGTACCGCGATGCGTGGGCCATCGGCAGTACCCGCCATTACACCGTGGGCGTGTGGGTGGGCCGGCCGGACGGCACGCCTCTGCCGGGCCAGTACGGCGCGGTCACCGCGCTGCCACTGATGTTCGAGGTGGTGGACAGCCTGCCACGCCAACGCGGTGACTCGGCGTCCGCGCCGATGCCGGCCAGCGTCAGCCAGGAAGACGTCTGCTGGCCGACCGGTGAGCGTGCCGAAGACCTGTCTGCTGCGCTCTGCCAGCGCAGGATGTCGGCCTACCTGCTCGATGGCGCAGCACCGCCGACCTTCCCCGAGCGCGAGGCACGACGCTGGCAGCCGGGGCGGCAGCGTTTCCTGGCAGACGCCCGCAGCGGTCTGCGCGTGTCAGCCGATTGCCGCTTGCCGCACGAAGAAGTCGCGCGCGAGATCGCGCGCTGGCCAGCGTTGCTGTCACCGTGGCTGCCCAAGGCCACGCGCGAGGCCTCCCAGCTGCCGGCGCTGTCGCCGGACTGCCGTGATGATGGGCGTGAGGCCAGCGTCGCGTTGCACATCGATGGCCTCAATGATGGCGCCGTACTGGCGCGTGCACCCAACGCCGAACATGGCGTACGCCTGCAGCTGCGCGCGCTGGGCAGCGAGCAGACGGTGGACTGGCTGCTGGACGGTCGCTGGATCGCGCAGACTCATGGTGCGCAGTTGATGCAGCGCGAGTTCGCCGAACCGGGCGCGCATGCCCTGACCGCACTGGCGGCCGACGGCGCGTGGACGCAGGTGCGGTTCACCGTACTCCGGTAG